The nucleotide window AGTAATTTAAATTTAGAAAAAGCATATATTCATGAATTGATTATAAAATTATATGCTGATTTCTCAGATTTCAATGAAGCTTATAACATAGGAGTAAAAGCATTAGAATTGTTTAATGTAAAAATTCCTAAAAAATTCAATAATTTTATTTTTGCAAAAAATTTATTATATTTAAAATATAAATTAAGAAATAAAAACCCTGAAGAATTACTAAATCTACCAACAGCAAAAAATGAGCAAATAATTATATCAATAAAACTTCTATCAGCAGTTTTAAAAAATGCCTACCAAATTGACCCGAAACTTTGCGTTTTAACATCAATGGAGTTAGTAAAATTATGTTTAGAGCATGGTGATACAAAAGATGCAGTAATTGGTTTTATGGTATTTGGAGTTATTTTCCAAGGTGCAATTTTAAATAATCATAAATTGGGATATAAATACGCATTACTTTCAATGAAAATGATAGAAAAATATAACAATAAAATTTTATTTCCAGAAGTAAATTTTGTTTGTGGATATTTTGGTTTATCGTGGATATTACCAACAGAAGTAACTGAACAAAAATGGTTTGAATCATACAATAATGGATTAATGATTGGAGATTTATTTCATAGTGGTTGTGCAGCAGCTGGAATAATTGAAAGTATGTTTTTAAGAGGAGTAAACTTTCAAACTATTCTTTCTCAAATAGATATATTTGAGAAAAACTTAGAAAGAATTAATGCAAAAGAACAAATAGGTGCAATACTTAGTGTAAAACAAGCAATAAAAAATCTTCAAGGTAAAACAACGACAGAAAAAAGTTTTAATGATAATAATTTTAAAGAGAACCTTTTTGTAAAAAGTTTAGAAAAATATAATTCTTTACATTTTGCCCATTATTACTATATAAATAAGATGATAGTTCTATATTTTCATGAAGATTATAAAGAAGCTTATTCTATATATTTACAAAGTAAAAACTTTTTAAATGATTCAAAAGGTACAATTCATGGAAGTGAGCACTATTTTTATGAATCACTTATTTTAGCCCAACTATATAAAAGTGCAAATAGTTTAAATAAAAAAAGATATTTAAAAATTTTACATAAAAATATTACTCTTTTTGAAAATTATAGTGTAGATTGTCCTGAAAATTTTATTGTTAGAAAAAATATTTTAAAAGCAGAGTTATATAAACTCAAAAATAAATTCACTGAAGCGTCTGAATATTTAGGAAAAGCAATTGAATCAGCTGAAATTTATTCTCAAATACATTTAAAAGCTATAGCAAATAAAATTCTAATAGAGATTTATAAAAGTTCAAATCAATTAAAAATATCAGAACTTTTAAAAAAAGAGATGTATGAATCATTAATAAATTGGGGAATGGATATAAACAAACATTCTAAAGAAGAAAATAAGCATATTTTTGAAAATTCATTTGATTTAAATACACTCATAAATTCATCAGAAGCTATAATAAAAGAACAAAAATTACCTAATCTTTTAAACACTTTATTAAATATTATTTTAGAAAATGCAGGAGCTCAATACGTAATTGTTCTATTAAAAGATGAAAATAAATATTTTGTAGAAGCAACAGCTTCTTATAAATCAAATAGAGTTGAAGTTATGCAAAATATTGAACTTGCAAATTATAAAAATATTGCTAAAAATGTTGTTAATTACGTGATAAGAACTAAAAAACCTTTGATTATAGATGACATAAAAAATGATGCAAATTTTTTACAAGAAGAAGAAACAATAAATAGAGGTGTAAAATCTATTTTATGTTTACCTTTAATTCTTCATAATTCAATTAAAGGAATTATATATTTAGAAAATAACTCTATTTCAGGAATATTTTCCAAAAATAAAATAAATTTATTAAAACATTTAAGTGGACAAATTGCAATTTCAATTGAAAATGCAATTATTTATAATAATTTAGAAAAAAAAGTACAAAAACGTACAAAAGATTTAGATAAAAAAAATGAAGAGTTAGAAAAACAAAATATCCAACTTCAAGAACAAAATAATAAAATTATTGAACTTAATACAAGTATTATAAAAGAGAATGAAAAAAGAAAAAAAGCAGAGAAAAAACTTCAAGAAGTTGTTGAACAACTTGATTTATTAGCTACAACAGATTCATTAACTAATATAAAAAATAGAAGAGTATTTGATATTATTTTAGAACAAGAGTGTGCAAAAATAAATAGATCAAAAGAGTGTTTATCTCTTATCATATGTGATATTGATTATTTTAAACTTTACAATGATTATTATGGACATCTTCAAGGTGATGAATGTTTAAAAGAAGTTGCACAGTGTATTCAATCAAATTTAAAAAGATCAACTGATATTGTTGCAAGATATGGAGGAGAAGAGTTTGGAATAATTATGCCAAATACAAAAAGAGAAGCTGCCTTAAAAATTGCAAATAATATACATGAAGCTATTTATAAACTAAATATTATTCATGAAAAATCACAAATTGATAGTAAAAAAATAACTATTAGTATGGGATTAGCAACAACTAATGATATAGAAGAAATAACACCTAAAAATTTAATAAGATATGCAGATAATAACCTTTATAAAGCAAAAGAAAATGGGAGAAATCAAATTTTATAAGGAGAGAAAATATGATTAAGAATTATTTAGCAGTAGTTGTTTTAAGTTCATCAGTTGCGCTTTTTGCACAAAATCAAGATATAGATCCATTTGCGATAAATAATGGAGAAATTCCAACAAAAAGTGAATATTCAGGAAGTTTGTTTAAATTTAATTACAATTATCCAAAAGAGTATAAAAAACCTGAAAATACTCCATGGAGTAAAGTTTTAAATAACAAACCACTTACTAAAGAAAATGCTTATGATTATATAATGGCTTTAAAAAAATATGTTGAACCATCAATGAAAACATTTATACTTGATCAAAATACATGGAATAACAGTTCTCAAGAAGGTTGGTATAGTATGCTTTGGGCAGGAGAAGATGTATCTTTAACTGGATGGGAAGGGAGAGAATCAATTTATGGAACTTATACAGGACAAATTCAACCAGCATCTGTTTATAAAGATTATGGATTAACTGTTCCAGTAAGAAATTATGCAGCAATTTATTATGATGAAACTGCAGCTTATACTCTTTATAAAGTATTCAAAAATTGTAATAAAAGTAAAAATGAGTGTATTCCCCTAATACAAAATAATGAAGCACAATTTGAAGAAGGTGCAATTATAATAAAAGCTGCTTCTGCTTCTGCAACTCCAGAAGAATGGCCATTACTAGAAGGTGCTGCAAAATGGCAAGTATATAGAAAACCTTTTGATTTAAATGGAACAATAAATGATAAACCAACAGTTGTTACAGATACAAGAGTGACAATTTTTGATATTATTGTTAAAGATTCTATCGCTTCTCCACAAACAGGATGGGTATTTGCTACTTTTGTATATGATAAAAATGCAAAAGGTGAAAATGCTTGGGAAAAAATGGTTCCACTTGGTGCAATGTGGGGAAATGACCCAAAAGTTAATTCAGCAAAAAATCCAAAAGAAGAACTTAAAGAGACTTATATTAATCCAAATGCACCCGAATATGCAAAAGTTACACTAGGTTATGGATTAAGATTATCAGGACCTTTTGATATTGCAGTAAAATATAATGTAAAAGTTGATGATACAACTGTAGAATCGCTAAGAAGTTCATCTTGTCTAAGTTGTCATGGAACTTCAAGTTTTAAATTAAATGATTATAATATGATTACATTTTTTTATCCTGTTAAATCTATTCATAATAATATATGGGATATGTATACTCCAGGAAATATTCAATGGAACGAATGGTTTCAAAATAGATGGGGAAATATACCTCAAAGTCAAAAAAAAGGTGTAATTGCGCTTGATTATAGTACTTTTTTAGAACAAGTATTAATGAATTATGCAGCTAAATATAGTCAAGATAATAAACTAAATAATGCAAAATTCTTTGAAGAATGGAAAAGATATAAAAAAGAATCTAGGAAGCATTAAGAAACCAAATAAAAGGATAAAAACCAACAAAGGATGAGAGGGATAGAGGGATAAAAAAAAAAGCTTTTGCTAAGAGGAACTGTAAAGAAGTTCAAATTAGTAAAAGCTTGGTAAATAAAAAACTCAAGAGCTGGCAGCGGCCTACGTTTCCACCAGGGGACCCGGCAGTATTATCGGCGATGAAGTGCTTGACTTCCAGGTTCGGAATGGGACTGGGTATTTCCACTTCTCTATAGCCACCAGCAAAGTTGAGTGAAAAAAGTAAGAAGAAACATAAAGAAAGATTCAATATGTAAATACTCTTTACACTCAACTCATAAAGGAGTTAAGAAAAAATAATGTTAAAGTCTTTTCACAATATATATTAAATATAAGAAATATATTTAATAAGATAGTAAACCAAAGAATTGTTTAAAATAAGCCAAACGTTCTATTAGTACTGGTCAGCTAAACGCCTTACAACGCTTACACATCCAGCCTATCAACCAGCTAGTCTTGCTGGGAACTTCAGGGAAAGTTAATCTTAGAGTTGGCTTCGAGCTTAGATGCTTTCAGCTCTTATCACATCCGTACGTAGCTACCCAACGATGCTCTTGGCAGAACAATTGGTACACCAGTGGTACGTTCATCCCGGTCCTCTCGTACTAGGGACAAATCTCTTCAACTTTCCTACGCCCACGGAAGATAGGGACCGAACTGTCTCACGACGTTCTGAACCCAGCTCGCGTACCGCTTTAAATGGCGAACAGCCATACCCTTGGGACCTACTTCAGCCCCAGGATGCGATGAGCCGACATCGAGGTGCCAAACCTCCCCGTCGATGTGAGCTCTTGGGGGAGATCAGCCTGTTATCCCCGGCGTACCTTTTATCCTTTGAGCGATGGCCCTTCCACACAGAACCACCGGATCACTATGACCGACTTTCGTCTCTGTTCGACTTGTATGTCTCACAGTCAAGCTAGTTTATGCCATTATACTCAACTGGCGATTTCCATCCGCCATGAACTAACCTTTGTAAGCCTCCGTTACTTTTTAGGAGGCGACCGCCCCAGTCAAACTACCCACCAGACATTGTCCTGATACAAGATAATTGTACGCAGTTAGTAACTCAAATATTCAAGGGTGGTATCTCAAGGATGGCTCCATATGTACTTGCGTCCATATATCATAGCCTCCCACCTATCCTGCACATGAATATCCAAGCTACAGTGTCAAGCTGTAGTAAAGGTGCACGGGGTCTTTCCGTCTTTCCGCGGGTAGGAGGAATTTTCACCTCCACTACAATTTCACTGGATCCCTGGTTGAGACAGCTCCCATCTCGTTACGCCATTCATGCAGGTCGGTATTTAACCGACAAGGAATTTCGCTACCTTAGGACCGTTATAGTTACGGCCGCCGTTTACTCGGGCTTCAATCAAATGCTTCGCTTGCGCTGACATCATCAGTTAACCTTCGAGCACCGGGCAGGCGTCACACCTTATACATCCACTTACGTGTTAGCAAAGTGCTGTGTTTTTGGTAAACAGTCGGGAGGGACTCTTTGTTGCAACCTCTATCGCTTTTTGGAGCAAGTCCATATACAATAGTAGGCACACCTTATACCGAAGATACGGTGCTAGTTTGCAGAGTTCCTTAACCAGGGTTCTTCCACGCGCCTTAGAATACTCATCCCACCCACCTGTGTCGGTTTACGGTACGGGCAACATATAATATACTTAGTGGCTTTTCTTGGCACGACAGTATCATCGATTCTCCATCTCCTCCGAAGAGTGTCAAGAGCCTGTAAGATCTCGGCCTAACGTTACCCGGATTTGCCTAAGTAACAGCCTACGTCCTTCGAGCCACTATTCCATCAGTGACCTCGATTAACTCTATGCGTCCCCACATCGCGCTTATATGTTGGTATTGAAATATTAATCAATTTGCCATCGTCTACCCCTTTCGGACTCGACTTAGGTCCCGACTAACCCTACGATGACGAGCATCGCGTAGGAAACCTTGGGTTTTCGGCGTTGAGGATTCTCACCTCAATTATCGCTACTCATGCCTGCATGCTCACTTCTATCCGCTCCAACGCTCCTTACCGGTACATCTTCTACGCTGAATAGAACGCTCTCCTACCACTCAATTAAAATTGAATCTAAAGCTTCGGTGTACATCTTAGCCCCGTTATATTTTCCGCGCAGAATCACTAGACCAGTGAGCTGTTACGCTTTCTTTAAAGGATGGCTGCTTCTAAGCCAACCTCCTGGTTGTCACAGTAACTCCACATCGTTTTCCACTTAGATGTAACTTAGGGACCTTAGCTGTTAGTCTGGGTTGTTCCCCTCTCGACGATTGATTTTATCACCCACCGCCTGACTCCTGTGATTCCACATATGGTATTCATAGTTTGATAGGGTTTGGTACCGCGGTAAGCAGCCCTAGCCCATTCAGTGCTCTACCCCCATATGCTACAACACAAGGCTATACCTAAATATATTTCGGAGAGAACCAGCTATCACGAAGTTTGATTGGCCTTTCACCCCTATCCACAAGTCATCCGGAGACTTTTCAACGCCTATCGGTTCGGTCCTCCACTGGCTCTTACACCAGCTTCAACCTGCTCATGGATAGATCACTTCGTTTCGGGTCTGCAGCATCTGACTAATTCGCCCTATTAAGACTCGCTTTCGCTACGGCTTCGTACTTGACTTAACCTTGCCAGATACCACAACTCGCAGGCTCATTATGCAAAAGGCAGTCCATCACCCTGATAAATCATAGGGCTCTGAATGATTGTAAGCTAATGGTTTCAGGTTCTATTTCACTCTCCTCGCTGGAGTACTTTTCACCTTTCCCTCACGGTACTTGTTCACTATCGATCTGTAAGTAGTATTTAGGATTGGAGGGTGGTCCCCCCAGTTTCAGTCAAAATATCACGTGTTCCGACCTACTCAGGATACCATTAGAGCTATTGAGAATTTAAATTACAGGAGTTTCACCTTCTATGCTACACTTTTCCAAGTATTTCATCTATCCTCTTTAGTCTCACATTATGGTCCTACAACCCCCAATGCAAGCATTGGGTTTGTCCTAATCCGCTTTCGCTCGCCGCTACTGACGGAATCTCGTTTGATTTCTCTTCCTCTGGCTACTGAGATGTTTCACTTCACCAGGTTAGCTCCCCGTAGGGTAATATATATCTCTATATACTGGGTTGCCCCATTCAGAAATCCCCGGATCAAAGCTCTTTGGCAGCTCCCCGAGGCTTATCGCAGCCTAATACGTCTTTCATCGCCTCTTACAGTCTAGGCATCCACCATTAGCCCTTAATAGCTTATTAATAAATAGAGTTAAACTCTATCGCTTTTTGATAATATTCTTTGGCTACTATCTTATTAAACATATTATTTAAAATATATCCAATAAAATAATGTTGTGTTCTATCTAATTTCTTAGATATGAAATTTTTTTTGTTTTAAATTATTTAACATTTCTGTTATCTAATTCTTACGAAAAAATTAAAGACTTTAACATTATATTTTTAAATATCATTTTGATTCGAAAATCAAATATAAATTCAATATCCTTTGAACTTATATTTAACTTCTTTATCACTCTATAAATTAATTATTACGCATTTACTCTTAATAGGTGGTGGAGAATAGCGGGATCGAACCGCTGACCTCCTGCGTGCAAAGCAGGCGCTCTCCCAGCTGAGCTAATTCCCCAACCTAAATTAATCTTTCTAGATTATTTAATGGTGGGCCTATCAGGACTTGAACCTGAGACCTCACGATTATCAGTCGAGCGCTCTAGCCAGCTGAG belongs to Arcobacter defluvii and includes:
- a CDS encoding diguanylate cyclase; translated protein: MIIENYKLLRKIDIDYSFELFFAQELKTEQNIIIKTSKEFYTNEEILKKLQNELKKLSLCDYERILKAKKLERFNNKYFLIFEYFEGETLKKIIEDKKFKLNSFIDLAIKISETILYLHKQNIIHTNLSSHSFLINKKNEIKLLNLCYSKFKNEIDLNTFQFDFTDVYKAPEQTNRINAKISEATDIYSLGIIFYEMLSGSIPYDLEDLTSLSHSIVTKDFLSLYEIDSSIPKILSNIIDKMIVKNPLERYSSILSLLIDLKNIQNLLKENQNIELFEIDQFKKDFLLHKNKTLFGREKDLNYFTNLFNSQDENTLFIIAGHSGVGKTTFVKKILELSNKSQILEVKLDNYKQNTPYKILYYKLRELTKQLLTKDEEKLKIWKEKIDSVLGDEAKVLYEMIPELEIILGKKFDLEELSPNDAKIRFDNYLFKYLQLFATKEEPLIIFLDDMQWSDNVTINWLDDALYKLNNITILLTYRNNEVDEDSNLSKLLEKFRNSDIKNYFISLEPLKVIDIQNLINSNIKIENNKEIAEIIFNKTSGNSFFVVQFIKQLLNENILYFDYETFRWICDFEKLSNISATQNILELLENRVNQLSVDENQLLKIASCIGNKFEENLLRDVLNNPKNFKNLLKNIITEEWIVKDNIKSANQIYHFSHDRIQQVIYSSIKEEELEKYHKNIAESILKLNLHIENKDSLTYVNHYNKAKNLFRSKEEKEFLANLNYEASLLARKNGDFSMSFHYMKNAFSLFQNLENKENYVEILKNYAICEHLILNKENALIYYKKAIENSNLNLEKAYIHELIIKLYADFSDFNEAYNIGVKALELFNVKIPKKFNNFIFAKNLLYLKYKLRNKNPEELLNLPTAKNEQIIISIKLLSAVLKNAYQIDPKLCVLTSMELVKLCLEHGDTKDAVIGFMVFGVIFQGAILNNHKLGYKYALLSMKMIEKYNNKILFPEVNFVCGYFGLSWILPTEVTEQKWFESYNNGLMIGDLFHSGCAAAGIIESMFLRGVNFQTILSQIDIFEKNLERINAKEQIGAILSVKQAIKNLQGKTTTEKSFNDNNFKENLFVKSLEKYNSLHFAHYYYINKMIVLYFHEDYKEAYSIYLQSKNFLNDSKGTIHGSEHYFYESLILAQLYKSANSLNKKRYLKILHKNITLFENYSVDCPENFIVRKNILKAELYKLKNKFTEASEYLGKAIESAEIYSQIHLKAIANKILIEIYKSSNQLKISELLKKEMYESLINWGMDINKHSKEENKHIFENSFDLNTLINSSEAIIKEQKLPNLLNTLLNIILENAGAQYVIVLLKDENKYFVEATASYKSNRVEVMQNIELANYKNIAKNVVNYVIRTKKPLIIDDIKNDANFLQEEETINRGVKSILCLPLILHNSIKGIIYLENNSISGIFSKNKINLLKHLSGQIAISIENAIIYNNLEKKVQKRTKDLDKKNEELEKQNIQLQEQNNKIIELNTSIIKENEKRKKAEKKLQEVVEQLDLLATTDSLTNIKNRRVFDIILEQECAKINRSKECLSLIICDIDYFKLYNDYYGHLQGDECLKEVAQCIQSNLKRSTDIVARYGGEEFGIIMPNTKREAALKIANNIHEAIYKLNIIHEKSQIDSKKITISMGLATTNDIEEITPKNLIRYADNNLYKAKENGRNQIL